The following are from one region of the Bradyrhizobium sediminis genome:
- the minE gene encoding cell division topological specificity factor MinE: MNLLRLLGGRNASAPVARERLQILLAHERGMRGQPELLGLLRAEILAVVSRHVVLDPEKVIVRMERGKHVSTLEVDIEVPNGFERSLAAAG; the protein is encoded by the coding sequence ATGAATCTGCTGCGGCTTCTCGGTGGCCGTAATGCTTCCGCGCCTGTTGCACGGGAACGGCTGCAGATTCTGCTCGCTCATGAACGCGGTATGCGCGGCCAGCCGGAGCTGCTGGGCCTGCTGCGGGCAGAGATCCTCGCCGTCGTTTCGCGGCATGTCGTGCTTGATCCGGAGAAGGTCATCGTCAGGATGGAACGGGGCAAACACGTATCGACGCTTGAAGTCGATATCGAAGTGCCCAACGGCTTTGAAAGATCGCTCGCCGCCGCAGGTTGA
- the minD gene encoding septum site-determining protein MinD, translating to MAKVLVVTSGKGGVGKTTSTAALGAALAQMGEKVVVVDFDVGLRNLDLVLGAERRVVFDLINVVQGVAKLSQALIRDKRLENLWLLPASQTRDKDALTDEGVGSIIADLRTRFDWILCDSPAGIERGATLAMRYADEAVIVTNPEVSSVRDSDRIIGMLDSKTVRAERGERVEKHVLITRYDSGRAARGEMLSIDDILEILATPLLGIIPESQDVLRASNVGSPVTLNNAASAPARAYMDAARRLMGETVTMAVPTERKGLMNRLLGRRAA from the coding sequence ATGGCCAAAGTCCTGGTCGTGACGTCCGGCAAAGGCGGCGTCGGAAAAACGACATCGACGGCCGCGCTCGGCGCGGCGCTCGCGCAAATGGGAGAAAAGGTGGTGGTGGTCGACTTCGACGTCGGCCTGCGCAACCTCGACCTCGTGCTGGGAGCGGAACGACGCGTTGTATTCGACCTCATCAATGTGGTGCAGGGCGTTGCCAAGCTCTCGCAGGCGCTGATCCGCGACAAACGTCTTGAGAATCTGTGGCTGCTTCCCGCCTCCCAGACCAGGGACAAGGATGCCCTGACCGACGAGGGCGTCGGCAGCATCATCGCGGACCTGCGCACCAGGTTCGACTGGATCCTCTGCGACAGCCCGGCGGGAATCGAACGGGGCGCGACGCTGGCGATGCGCTACGCCGACGAGGCCGTCATCGTCACCAATCCCGAAGTCTCGTCGGTGCGCGATTCCGACCGGATCATCGGCATGCTCGATTCGAAGACCGTGAGGGCCGAGAGGGGCGAGCGGGTGGAAAAGCACGTGCTGATCACCCGGTACGATTCGGGGCGCGCAGCGCGCGGCGAAATGCTCAGCATTGACGATATTCTCGAAATCCTCGCAACGCCGCTGCTCGGGATCATTCCGGAAAGCCAGGACGTGTTGCGGGCGTCGAACGTCGGATCGCCGGTGACGCTGAATAACGCCGCCAGCGCGCCGGCCCGCGCTTACATGGATGCAGCGCGCCGTCTGATGGGAGAAACCGTCACCATGGCGGTCCCGACGGAGCGCAAGGGACTGATGAACAGGCTGCTGGGACGGAGGGCCGCATGA
- a CDS encoding thioesterase family protein — translation MDAIYRVDGNRVLTSPDAAGPWDPRMQHGSAPSSLVVWAAEAIPTPVPMLVARVTIDLMRPVPVAPLTFETEILRAGRKIQLCAVRLLADGVVVVGATVLKIKTQALSLPPDVADLPVELPGPDQSRPEPADFSSSPFVSGMSLRAARGRFGAPGPGAIWYRADRTLVEGAPVSQAMRAVVAADFCNGTSAALDFREWTFINADLTVSMARQPVGEWILLDAESWIGPDGAGLAMARLADTEGYFGRVVQSLVIEKR, via the coding sequence ATGGACGCCATCTATCGCGTGGACGGCAATCGCGTGCTGACGAGTCCCGATGCCGCCGGCCCCTGGGACCCCCGCATGCAGCACGGCTCGGCGCCGTCATCGCTGGTGGTGTGGGCGGCCGAAGCCATTCCGACGCCGGTGCCGATGCTGGTCGCGCGCGTCACCATCGATCTGATGCGCCCGGTGCCGGTGGCGCCGCTGACGTTTGAGACTGAAATCCTGCGCGCGGGCCGCAAGATCCAGCTCTGCGCGGTCAGGCTGCTCGCCGACGGTGTTGTCGTGGTCGGCGCCACCGTGCTGAAGATCAAGACGCAGGCTTTGAGCTTGCCGCCCGATGTCGCGGATTTGCCGGTCGAGCTTCCGGGGCCGGATCAATCGCGCCCGGAGCCGGCGGACTTCTCCTCGAGCCCCTTTGTATCGGGCATGTCGTTGCGGGCGGCCCGCGGCCGCTTCGGCGCGCCGGGTCCAGGCGCGATCTGGTATCGCGCCGACCGCACTTTGGTGGAGGGGGCGCCGGTGTCGCAGGCGATGCGGGCGGTGGTGGCGGCCGATTTCTGCAACGGCACCTCGGCGGCGCTGGATTTCCGTGAATGGACCTTCATCAATGCCGACCTCACCGTCAGCATGGCGCGGCAGCCGGTCGGCGAGTGGATCCTGCTCGATGCGGAATCCTGGATCGGCCCGGATGGCGCAGGCCTCGCCATGGCGCGGCTTGCCGACACAGAAGGCTATTTCGGTCGCGTGGTGCAGAGTCTCGTGATCGAGAAGCGGTAG